In Gossypium arboreum isolate Shixiya-1 chromosome 5, ASM2569848v2, whole genome shotgun sequence, a single genomic region encodes these proteins:
- the LOC108452892 gene encoding L-ascorbate oxidase homolog, translated as MPLHSAVALFYAAAFLFAIVGAEDPYRFYSWNVTYGDIYPLGVRQTGLLINGQFPGPDIHSVTNDNLIINVYNNLNESFLLSWNGVQQRRNSYEDGVYGTTCPIPPGKNFTYMLQVKDQIGSFYYYPSLGFHKAAGGFGGIRILSRPRIPVPFPDPAGDYTVLIGDWYKSNHTVLQAHLDGGKKLPFPDGVLINGRGPGGASFNVEQGKTYRLRISNVGLQNSLNFRIQNHRLTLVEVEGTHTLQTTYSSIDLHLGQSCSVLFTADQPAQDYYIVASTRFTNPVLTTTATLRYSNSAGPVSGPPPGGPTIQIDWSLNQARSIRTNLTASGPRPNPQGSYHYGLINTTRTIRLANSAGQVNGKQRYAVNSVSFVLPDTPLKLADYFKIGGVFRPGSISDNPYGGGIYVDTSVLNADYRAFVEIVFENTENIIQSWHLNGYSFFVVGMDGGQWTAASRNGYNLRDAVARCTTQVYPKSWTAIYVALDNVGIWNLRSEYWARQYLGQQLYLRVYTDSTSLRDEYPIPKNALLCGRAAGRSTRPL; from the exons ATGCCGCTTCACTCGGCGGTAGCATTGTTTTATGCCGCCGCTTTTCTTTTCGCCATTGTTGGCGCCGAAGATCCCTATAGGTTCTACAGCTGGAATGTTACGTACGGTGACATTTACCCTCTTGGCGTTCGTCAAACG GGTCTTCTCATAAATGGGCAATTCCCAGGCCCTGATATTCACTCTGTTACCAACGACAACCTCATCATCAACGTCTATAACAACTTAAACGAATCTTTTCTCCTCTCCTG GAATGGAGTCCAACAAAGGAGGAACTCGTATGAAGACGGCGTGTATGGCACAACCTGCCCTATTCCACCAGGAAAGAACTTCACATACATGCTTCAGGTGAAGGATCAAATAGGGAGTTTCTATTACTACCCATCACTTGGATTCCACAAGGCAGCTGGTGGTTTTGGAGGGATCAGGATCCTTAGTCGCCCACGAATCCCAGTCCCCTTCCCTGACCCAGCCGGGGATTACACTGTGCTCATTGGCGATTGGTACAAGTCCAATCACACG GTTTTGCAAGCTCATCTGGATGGTGGTAAGAAGCTTCCTTTCCCTGATGGAGTCCTTATCAATGGTCGTGGACCTGGTGGTGCCTCCTTCAATGTTGAACAAG GTAAAACCTACAGGCTTAGGATATCAAATGTTGGACTGCAAAATTCTCTCAATTTCCGCATCCAAAACCACAGGTTGACGTTGGTTGAAGTGGAGGGAACACACACCCTGCAAACGACCTACTCTTCCATCGACCTTCACCTAGGCCAATCGTGCTCCGTTTTATTCACAGCTGATCAGCCTGCACAAGACTATTACATTGTTGCCTCTACTCGCTTCACCAACCCCGTTCTCACCACGACTGCGACCCTTCGTTACAGTAATTCTGCTGGCCCTGTCTCTGGTCCTCCTCCTGGTGGACCCACCATCCAAATCGACTGGTCTTTGAACCAGGCACGCTCTATCAGGACTAACCTTACAGCGAGTGGACCAAGGCCTAACCCTCAGGGCTCCTATCACTATGGTCTCATTAATACAACCAGAACCATCAGGCTTGCAAACTCTGCGGGACAAGTTAATGGGAAGCAAAGATATGCAGTTAACAGTGTTTCCTTTGTTCTGCCAGACACTCCTTTGAAACTTGCCGACTATTTCAAAATTGGAGGAGTCTTCCGGCCTGGGAGCATATCAGATAATCCTTATGGTGGAGGGATATACGTTGACACTTCAGTTCTGAATGCTGATTATAGGGCTTTTGTTGAGATTGTATTTGAGAACACTGAGAACATCATACAGAGCTGGCATCTCAATGGCTACTCTTTCTTTGTCGTTGG TATGGACGGAGGGCAATGGACAGCAGCTAGTAGGAACGGATACAATCTACGTGATGCAGTTGCACGTTGTACTACTCAG GTGTATCCAAAATCATGGACAGCCATATATGTGGCACTTGACAACGTAGGGATCTGGAACTTGAGGTCTGAGTACTGGGCAAGACAGTACCTTGGGCAACAGCTTTACTTGCGTGTATACACAGATTCAACATCTCTCAGGGATGAATACCCCATCCCCAAGAATGCTCTCCTCTGCGGTAGGGCAGCTGGCCGAAGCACCCGACCGCTCTAA
- the LOC108453193 gene encoding T-complex protein 1 subunit beta-like — protein MAIEKILKDDASEEKGERARMASFVGAIAITDLVKTTLGPKGMDKILQSTGRGHEVTVTNDGATILKSLHIDNPAAKVLIDISKVQDDEVGDGTTSVVVLAGELLREAEKLVAAKIHPMTIISGYRMASECARNALLQRVVDNKENAEKFKSDLMKIARTTLSSKILSQDKEHFAQLAVDAVMRLKGSTNLEAIQIIKKPGGSLKDSFLDEGFILDKKIGLGQPKRIENAKILVANTAMDTDKVKIYGARVRVDSMSKVAEIEGAEKEKMREKVKKIMAHGINCFVNRQLIYNFPEELFADAGILAIEHADFDGIERLALVTGGEIASTFDNPESVKLGHCKLIEEIMIGEDKLIHFSGVEMGQACTVVLRGASHHVLDEAERSLHDALCVLSQTVNDTRVLLGGGWPEMVMAKEVDELARKTPGKKSHAIEAFSRALVAIPTIIADNAGLDSADLVAQLRAEHHKEGCNAGIDVISGSVGDMAELGISESFKVKQAVLLSATEAAEMILRVDEIITCAPRKREDRM, from the exons ATGGCG ATTGAAAAAATTCTTAAAGATGACGCTAGTGAAGAGAAGGGGGAGCGTGCCAGAATG GCATCATTTGTTGGGGCAATTGCAATTACTGACTTGGTTAAGACAACCCTAGGGCCAAAAGGCATG GATAAAATTTTGCAATCAACAGGCAGAGGACATGAAGTCACTGTTACTAATGATGGAGCTACCATCTTAAAGTCCTTGCATATCGACAACCCTGCTGCAAAAGTTTTAATTG ACATCTCCAAAGTTCAAGATGATGAAGTTGGTGATGGGACAACGTCTGTTGTTGTTTTGGCTGGAGAACTTTTAAGGGAGGCCGAAAAGCTAGTGGCTGCAAAGATTCATCCCATGACTATAATATCAG GTTACCGAATGGCATCTGAATGTGCTCGTAATGCTTTGTTGCAGAGGGTTGTGGATAACAAAGAGAATGCAG AGAAATTCAAGTCAGACTTGATGAAAATTGCAAGGACCACTTTGAGTTCTAAAATTCTTTCTCAGGATAAAGAACATTTTGCACAACTGGCTGTGGATGCTGTTATGAGGTTAAAG GGGAGCACAAATTTAGAGGCTATCCAAATTATCAAGAAGCCTGGGGGATCCTTGAAGGATTCTTTCTTAGATGAAGG ATTCATTCTTGACAAGAAAATAGGGCTTGGACAGCCAAAACGGATAGAAAATGCTAAGATTTTGGTTGCAAATACTGCAATGGATACTGACAAAGTAAAGATATATGGTGCACGTGTTCGTGTTGATTCAATGTCTAAGGTTGCTGAAATTGAAGGGGCTGAGAAGGAAAAGATGAGAGAAAAGGTGAAAAAGATCATGGCACATGGGATTAACTGCTTCGTTAACAGGCAGTTGATCTACAATTTCCCTGAAGAACTCTTTGCCGATGCAGGCATACTTGCAATCGAGCATGCTGATTTTGATGGGATAGAGCGTCTGGCTTTGGTAACAGGTGGGGAAATTGCTTCAACCTTTGACAACCCAGAGTCTGTTAAGCTTGGACATTGCAAGCTTATTGAAGAGATTATGATTGGTGAGGACAAGTTAATTCACTTTTCTGGTGTTGAAATGGGTCAGGCTTGTACTGTTGTGTTGAGAGGTGCAAG CCATCATGTGCTAGACGAAGCTGAAAGGTCTCTGCATGATGCCTTGTGCGTACTGTCTCAGACAGTTAATGACACTAGGGTATTGCTTGGAGGTGGATGGCCTGAGATGGTAATGGCAAAGGAAGTGGATGAGCTAGCACGCAAGACTCCTGGGAAGAAATCTCATGCTATTGAAGCTTTCTCGAGGGCACTTGTAGCCATCCCGACAATTATTGCTGACAATGCAGGTCTGGACAGTGCAGATTTGGTGGCCCAGCTTCGTGCGGAGCACCACAAGGAGGGATGCAATGCAGGGATTGATGTCATCTCTGGATCT GTAGGAGATATGGCTGAGCTAGGAATCTCTGAATCCTTCAAAGTCAAGCAAGCTGTATTGCTCTCTGCAACTGAGGCTGCTGAGATGATACTTAGGGTCGATGAAATCATTACATGTGCTCCAAGGAAGAGAGAAGACAGAATGTAA